The Primulina huaijiensis isolate GDHJ02 chromosome 17, ASM1229523v2, whole genome shotgun sequence genome window below encodes:
- the LOC140963381 gene encoding cyclin-dependent protein kinase inhibitor SMR6-like: MGFSKSHQVDSGKESDSQKWVLAGISIWAPLKSISTKRSDGHEADEEDGAGSTTPTARESKIPERLPCPPAPRKRRSTSRCHLNGNREFFNPPDLESVFICHAERAN, from the coding sequence ATGGGTTTTTCGAAGAGCCATCAAGTTGATTCGGGTAAAGAATCCGACAGCCAGAAGTGGGTTCTCGCCGGAATCTCGATCTGGGCACCGCTGAAATCGATATCGACCAAGCGCAGCGATGGACATGAAGCAGACGAAGAAGACGGCGCGGGTTCCACAACCCCGACGGCGCGTGAGTCGAAGATACCGGAGAGACTTCCCTGTCCTCCGGCACCCAGGAAGCGCCGCTCCACTTCACGGTGCCACTTGAACGGAAATAGAGAATTCTTCAATCCTCCCGACTTGGAATCAGTATTTATCTGCCACGCTGAGAGAGCCAATTGA